One Thermoanaerobaculum aquaticum genomic window, GGGTCTTCCCAGAGTACCAACTGGTGATACCTTTTCGTGTTGACCCACAGTGTTTGGACGACCCGCCATCGCCGAAGAACTAGTCAGCATCAATGAGAATCACTTTTACCGGAACAGCAGGGAAATGCCGCTTTAAGCGTTCAATATCGTAGACCAGCTGTTCTCCGTAGGACACGCCAGTGGACATTTGCTTATGGAGCGCATGGGAAGGAACAATCTCAACCCCAACATCAGCCTTATTCTCGTTGAAGAAGTACTGAAACTTGGCCATATCGTAAAACATGAAGGCGTACTTACCCAGTTGGACTTCAATTAGAACTTTGCCCTTTACGAAGTCAATTTGCTTAAAACCACCAGGAATACTTACATTGCAATTGGGAATAGTGATTGTGTAAGTGTCCCGAAGCTCAGTATAACCTTTCGCCCGGAATGCTTCGCGGAACTGCTGGTTCATATCCTTCGGGGAGAAGAAGGCTTTTCCATGGCTAGCACGTTCCCGACTGACCTTGGTTCTCCTTGCTTTCACCATGGAAATGACTTCATTAATCTCAGCCTCCCACTCTGGGTACCGCACGTGCAAAATTTCAGCTCCCCCGAGGTGCGAGTACTCGTAAACTATTCTCATTCTTCTCGCTCCTGCAGAACATCAACCCCACCCTGATCAAACAACTGGGGCTGAACTACAGGCGGACCTAAACGGACTATTTGTGGTGGGACATTGAGGTTCGGCATACCAGGGTCAAAGACCGACCTTGTCATGGGTCTGATCCGCAACGCACCCTTTTCTGCAAGGCGGATCCGATCTCGGGCGATGGTCACGTACTCTTCCATAATTTCCGCGCCTATGGTCTTCCGGTGGTGCATGAGCGCCGCAATGGCTGTGGTACCTACCCCAACGAAGGGGTCAAGAACCCAGTCGCCTTCATCGGTCATTGCGAGAACCAGGCGCTCAATTAATTCCACCGGGAATTGGCAAGGATGAATGGTCTTCTCCACGTGATTAGCCTTAACATTTGGGATCTCCCACACATCACTAGGGTTCTTACCAAGGGGATTACCGGATAGCTGTCCTTTTTTTGGGCCTTTGAAGTACTTTTTCTGCGGATACTTCTGCGGCACACGAACCGCATCAAGGTTAAAGGTGTAATCGTCGCCTTTGGTGAACCACAGGATAACTTCATAGCGACCAGAAAACCTCCGGGAGGCATGCAAGCCATGACCAAAATGCCACACGATGCGGTTTCGAAGACGCAAACCCAGTGACTTAAAGATGGGATATAACACGATATCAAGAGGAATAATCTCCCCATTGTCGACATAATTCCCCACCTGCCAACAAATGCTGCCCCGATCATCCAGAACCCGCACACATTCCTCGATCACTCGTCGCTGCTGGGCCAAGTATTCGCCCATATCCAGGCGGCTCTCATAGGGCTTCCCCAGGTTGTAGGGCGGCGAGGTAACCACAAGCTTCACAAATTTTTCCGGGATCGTGGGCAGCAACTTAAGGCAGTCACCCTGGTAGAGGACCAAATCCGCCGCTGGGTCGAACTTCGAAGCTACTTTAATTTTCGACATCCTTCCTCCAGGTAATAACCCGGACGCCTGAAGTCCTCCCCCTGCCTCACGAAAGCTTGGTCAGACTTCCGACCCTTCCTTCCGTTCCGCCTCATCTGTTCTCATCAATACGAGTTTCGCCCCGCACCCATCACCTGTCAACTCACGACTCATGATAGCCTACGGCGGAAGCAGTACCTGCTTCCCGCTCGGCGTACGCCCTCACCCATCCGGTGTGGGAAGCCTCGGTCACTGCTCCGTGGAAGCGCGGGCGGCTTCTCGTCTCGCCGCTTTTGACCTACCGCAAAGCTCAGCAGCGGGGTGGCTTTCTTTTGCTGGACCTGCAAGCCCGCTGGCCGCTGACCACCAGCTGGGACCTCTCGCTTTCGGTGTGGAACGCCTTCCACCGTCGCTACCAGGAAATCCCCGGGGTTCCCCAGCCCGGACGTTGGCTTGCCATCGCCCTTGAGTGGCGGGGCTTGCCGTGATAGAGTAAGGTGCTTTGTGGGGGTAGCCCCGCAGGAAGAGGTATGGAAAGAAGGAGTCGAGAATGACGGAAAGGGAATACGCCCAAGCGAAAGAGCAGATCATCGCCGAGTTTCGGCGTCACGAGCACGATACCGGCTCGCCCGAGGTGCAGGTGGCGTTGCTCACCAAGCGCATCGAGTACCTCACCGAGCATTTCAAGGTGCACGTCAAGGACCACCACTCCCGACGGGGCCTTTTGATGCTGGTGGGGCAACGTCGTAGGCTCCTGGAGT contains:
- a CDS encoding DNA-methyltransferase, which gives rise to MSKIKVASKFDPAADLVLYQGDCLKLLPTIPEKFVKLVVTSPPYNLGKPYESRLDMGEYLAQQRRVIEECVRVLDDRGSICWQVGNYVDNGEIIPLDIVLYPIFKSLGLRLRNRIVWHFGHGLHASRRFSGRYEVILWFTKGDDYTFNLDAVRVPQKYPQKKYFKGPKKGQLSGNPLGKNPSDVWEIPNVKANHVEKTIHPCQFPVELIERLVLAMTDEGDWVLDPFVGVGTTAIAALMHHRKTIGAEIMEEYVTIARDRIRLAEKGALRIRPMTRSVFDPGMPNLNVPPQIVRLGPPVVQPQLFDQGGVDVLQEREE
- the rpsO gene encoding 30S ribosomal protein S15, yielding MTEREYAQAKEQIIAEFRRHEHDTGSPEVQVALLTKRIEYLTEHFKVHVKDHHSRRGLLMLVGQRRRLLEYLKRKDINRYRALIERLGLRR
- a CDS encoding BglII/BstYI family type II restriction endonuclease — encoded protein: MRIVYEYSHLGGAEILHVRYPEWEAEINEVISMVKARRTKVSRERASHGKAFFSPKDMNQQFREAFRAKGYTELRDTYTITIPNCNVSIPGGFKQIDFVKGKVLIEVQLGKYAFMFYDMAKFQYFFNENKADVGVEIVPSHALHKQMSTGVSYGEQLVYDIERLKRHFPAVPVKVILIDAD
- a CDS encoding TonB-dependent receptor is translated as MWEASVTAPWKRGRLLVSPLLTYRKAQQRGGFLLLDLQARWPLTTSWDLSLSVWNAFHRRYQEIPGVPQPGRWLAIALEWRGLP